A single genomic interval of Amycolatopsis albispora harbors:
- the eccCa gene encoding type VII secretion protein EccCa, producing the protein MATVVVRRPVRRPAPEQPAGELILDAPPEIPQPAGRQWTQVLMVIPMIAMMAAMMLMFSGGFGADGGVLRLVVMGLFGVGMLGMLGVALLNSGGPGKREMGQERRGYLRHLGQQRLRLTRSIHRQRDAMVYLHPEPAALLSLVSSYRLWERRPLDADFGVARIGTGEQRPAMTLVPPEAKPLEQLEPLSALALRRFLTTYTAIPGLPLAMAVNGFSRIYLRGDRSRSAALVRAVLTQLASLQSPDDLRIAACVSPVAPADWEWLKWLPHALHPERTDAVGPLRLVAGSIVSIEAMIDDLLGERPRFDPAVDSRTALPHVVVVLDGGATAGSDTLMAEGGLEGVTVIDLRTAPPRALDPATIVLHVGPDGALSSQTLDGTVELGWADALDVPAAEGIARQLAPLRASAGGRGEQPLSTDLDLAELLEIGDPHTFDPAATWVQRPTRDRLRVRFGIRTDGTPVELDLKESAQDGMGPHGLLIGATGSGKSELLRTIVLALAVAHPPNSLNFALVDFKGGATFATLDKLPHTSAVITNLADELHLVDRMTDAITGELLRRQELLRAAGNFTSLREYERARATGAPLPEVPTLLVICDEFSELLSAKPDFIDMFVQIGRVGRALGVHLLLASQRLEEGRLRGLETHLSYRIGLRTFSDLESRTVLGVSDAFKLPRAPGHGFLKTDDKSMVRFRSAYVSGTHHAREAGPADAGDNGALELMEYTTRYLAPALDAEETEPAPDEEAVGESLLDIIVERMRGRGTPAHQVWLPPLDASPTLDALLPNLIAHEERGFGSTHERLAGALRAVVGILDRPLDQRRDPLVLNLSGSAGHVLVIGGPQSGKSTALRSIIASLALTHTPREVQFYCLDFGGGALGSVRGLPHVGVVAGRQNVGAVRRTIAEVRTLIARRERVFAEREIDGMPAYRRLVREGGGPDGDRWGDVFLVIDGWGTLRSEFDDLEAAVADIAARGLSYGVHVVVSAARMFDLRMNIRDLFGSKLELRIGDPVDSMVDRASAIKVPEGAPGRGVTMSKHQLLVALPRIDGVEDAAGLAGGVRELVDTVASAWPGPPAPAVRLLPAQLPYAKLSHAHDSARHRLAVGIAEDNFDAVRLDFGADPHLVLFGDTESGKTTFLRTLARAIVDSYEPRRARLIIVDHRRGLLGDVTSEHLIGYGTDRESTTRLMLQVAEEMSARLPGPAVTPDQLRDRSWWQGPELYLLIDDYDLVVSQMDNPFLPLLDFLPQGRDIGMHVVLARRTGGASRALFEPVISRLRDVGSPGLLLSGDKEEGPLLGGLKPEVLPPGRAWLVDRRHTARLVQLGWLAKDKGE; encoded by the coding sequence ATGGCGACGGTCGTGGTGCGCAGGCCGGTGCGCCGGCCCGCCCCGGAGCAACCCGCCGGCGAGCTCATTCTCGACGCGCCGCCGGAGATTCCGCAGCCGGCCGGGCGGCAGTGGACGCAGGTGCTCATGGTGATCCCGATGATCGCCATGATGGCCGCGATGATGCTGATGTTCTCCGGCGGTTTCGGTGCGGACGGCGGAGTGCTGCGGCTGGTCGTGATGGGCCTGTTCGGCGTGGGCATGCTGGGCATGCTCGGCGTCGCGCTGCTCAACTCCGGTGGGCCGGGCAAACGGGAAATGGGCCAGGAACGGCGTGGTTATCTCCGCCACCTCGGCCAGCAGCGGCTGCGGCTGACCCGGTCCATCCACCGGCAACGCGACGCCATGGTCTACCTGCACCCGGAACCGGCCGCGCTGCTTTCCCTCGTCTCGAGCTACCGGCTGTGGGAGCGCCGCCCGCTGGACGCCGACTTCGGCGTCGCCCGCATCGGCACCGGCGAGCAGCGGCCCGCGATGACCCTGGTCCCGCCGGAGGCCAAGCCGCTGGAACAGCTGGAACCGTTGTCCGCGCTCGCGTTGCGGCGGTTCCTCACCACCTACACCGCGATTCCCGGGCTGCCGCTGGCCATGGCCGTCAACGGGTTCAGCCGGATCTACCTCCGCGGCGACCGGTCCCGGTCGGCGGCGCTGGTGCGCGCGGTGCTCACCCAGCTCGCTTCCCTGCAGTCACCCGACGACCTGCGGATCGCGGCCTGCGTCTCACCGGTCGCGCCGGCGGACTGGGAGTGGCTCAAATGGCTGCCGCACGCACTGCACCCCGAGCGGACCGACGCCGTGGGGCCACTGCGGCTCGTGGCGGGCTCGATCGTGTCCATCGAGGCGATGATCGACGACCTGCTCGGCGAGCGGCCCCGGTTCGACCCCGCGGTGGACAGCAGGACCGCCCTGCCGCACGTGGTGGTGGTGCTGGACGGCGGAGCGACCGCGGGCTCGGACACGCTGATGGCCGAGGGCGGGCTGGAGGGGGTCACGGTCATCGACCTGCGCACCGCACCGCCGCGTGCGCTCGACCCCGCGACCATCGTGCTGCACGTCGGCCCGGACGGCGCGCTGTCCAGCCAGACCCTGGACGGCACGGTCGAACTCGGCTGGGCGGACGCGCTGGACGTGCCCGCCGCCGAAGGCATCGCCCGGCAGCTCGCGCCGCTGCGGGCCAGCGCGGGCGGGCGCGGTGAGCAACCGCTGAGCACCGATCTCGACCTGGCCGAGCTGCTGGAGATCGGTGATCCGCACACCTTCGACCCGGCCGCGACCTGGGTGCAGCGACCGACGCGGGACCGGCTGCGGGTGCGGTTCGGCATCCGCACCGACGGCACGCCGGTGGAACTGGACCTCAAGGAGTCGGCCCAGGACGGGATGGGGCCGCACGGCCTGCTCATCGGCGCCACCGGTTCCGGCAAGAGCGAGCTGCTGCGCACGATCGTGCTGGCGCTGGCGGTGGCCCACCCGCCGAACTCGCTGAACTTCGCGCTGGTCGACTTCAAGGGCGGCGCCACCTTCGCCACCTTGGACAAGCTGCCGCACACCAGCGCGGTGATCACCAACCTCGCCGACGAGCTGCACCTGGTGGACCGGATGACCGACGCGATCACCGGTGAGCTGCTGCGCAGGCAGGAACTGCTGCGGGCGGCGGGCAACTTCACCTCGCTGCGCGAGTACGAGCGCGCCCGCGCCACCGGTGCGCCGCTGCCGGAGGTGCCCACCCTGCTGGTGATCTGCGACGAGTTCAGCGAGCTGCTCTCCGCCAAGCCCGACTTCATCGACATGTTCGTGCAGATCGGCCGGGTCGGCCGGGCGCTCGGCGTGCACCTGCTGCTGGCGAGCCAGCGGCTCGAGGAGGGACGGCTGCGAGGCCTGGAAACCCATCTGTCGTACCGCATCGGACTGCGCACCTTCTCGGATCTGGAGAGCCGGACGGTGCTCGGCGTCAGTGACGCGTTCAAGCTTCCCCGCGCGCCGGGCCACGGCTTCCTCAAGACGGACGACAAGTCCATGGTGCGGTTCCGCTCGGCCTATGTCTCCGGCACCCATCACGCGCGGGAGGCGGGCCCGGCGGACGCCGGGGACAACGGCGCGCTGGAGCTGATGGAATACACAACGCGGTACCTGGCCCCCGCGCTCGACGCCGAGGAGACCGAGCCCGCCCCGGACGAGGAGGCGGTGGGCGAGAGCCTGCTGGACATCATCGTCGAGCGGATGCGCGGCCGGGGCACGCCCGCCCACCAGGTGTGGCTGCCGCCGCTGGACGCCTCACCCACGCTGGACGCGCTGCTGCCCAACCTCATCGCACACGAAGAGCGGGGTTTCGGCAGCACGCACGAGCGGCTGGCCGGTGCGCTGCGGGCGGTCGTCGGGATCCTGGACCGGCCGCTGGACCAGCGGCGCGATCCGCTGGTGCTGAACCTGTCCGGCTCGGCGGGGCACGTGCTGGTGATCGGCGGGCCGCAATCCGGCAAGAGCACCGCGCTGCGCTCGATCATCGCCAGTCTCGCGCTCACCCACACACCGCGTGAGGTGCAGTTCTACTGCCTCGACTTCGGCGGTGGCGCGCTGGGCTCGGTCCGCGGCCTGCCGCACGTCGGGGTGGTCGCGGGCAGGCAGAACGTGGGCGCGGTGCGGCGCACGATCGCCGAGGTGCGCACGCTGATCGCCCGGAGGGAACGGGTTTTCGCCGAACGCGAGATCGACGGCATGCCCGCGTACCGGCGGCTGGTGCGCGAAGGCGGTGGTCCGGACGGAGACCGGTGGGGCGACGTGTTCCTCGTCATCGACGGCTGGGGCACGCTGCGGAGCGAGTTCGACGACCTGGAGGCCGCGGTGGCCGACATCGCCGCGCGCGGGCTCTCCTACGGCGTGCACGTGGTGGTTTCGGCGGCCCGCATGTTCGACCTGCGGATGAACATCAGGGACCTGTTCGGCAGCAAGCTGGAACTGCGCATCGGCGACCCGGTGGACAGCATGGTGGACCGGGCGTCGGCGATCAAGGTGCCCGAGGGCGCACCGGGCCGCGGCGTGACGATGAGCAAGCACCAGCTGCTGGTCGCCCTGCCCCGGATCGACGGCGTCGAGGACGCGGCCGGGCTGGCCGGCGGGGTGCGCGAGCTGGTGGACACCGTGGCCTCGGCCTGGCCGGGGCCGCCCGCGCCGGCCGTGCGGCTGCTGCCGGCACAGCTGCCCTACGCGAAGCTGTCGCACGCGCACGACAGCGCCAGGCACCGGCTGGCCGTCGGCATCGCGGAGGACAACTTCGACGCGGTCCGGCTGGACTTCGGCGCCGATCCGCACCTGGTGTTGTTCGGGGACACCGAATCCGGCAAGACCACCTTCCTGCGCACCCTGGCCAGGGCCATCGTGGACAGCTACGAACCGAGGCGGGCCAGGCTGATCATCGTCGACCACCGGCGCGGCCTGCTCGGCGACGTCACCTCGGAGCACCTCATCGGCTACGGCACCGACCGGGAGTCCACCACCCGGCTGATGCTGCAGGTGGCCGAGGAGATGTCGGCGCGGCTGCCCGGGCCCGCGGTCACCCCGGACCAGCTGCGCGACCGCAGCTGGTGGCAGGGACCGGAGCTGTACCTGCTGATCGACGACTACGACCTCGTGGTCAGCCAGATGGACAACCCGTTCCTGCCGCTGCTGGACTTCCTGCCGCAGGGCCGCGACATCGGCATGCACGTGGTGCTGGCCCGCCGCACCGGGGGCGCGAGCAGGGCGTTGTTCGAACCGGTCATCTCCCGGCTGCGCGATGTCGGCTCGCCCGGCCTGCTGCTGTCCGGGGACAAGGAAGAGGGCCCGCTGCTCGGCGGGCTGAAACCGGAAGTGCTGCCGCCGGGCCGGGCGTGGCTGGTCGACCGGCGGCACACCGCGCGGCTGGTCCAGCTCGGCTGGCTGGCGAAGGACAAAGGGGAGTAG
- a CDS encoding NYN domain-containing protein: MSENLAKLAVLIDADNAQPAIVDGLLAEVAKYGTAYVKRAYGDWTGSSLRGWKDQLLAQSIQPVQQFAYTSGKNATDAAMVIDAMDLLYTGRFDGFCIVSSDSDFTRLAARVRESGVTVYGFGERKTPKPFVVACDKFIYTENLIYSVIAAAPADVALKPPPRASAAQLKQDTALVRQLRNAVEAASDEDGWAVLAAVGHIITKQRPDFDARNYGYAKLSDLIAATTLFELDRRSPGDGKPAVIYAFDKRQHTGKKASTTPPGPAGGD; the protein is encoded by the coding sequence GTGAGTGAGAACCTGGCGAAGTTGGCGGTTCTCATCGACGCGGACAACGCCCAGCCGGCGATCGTCGATGGGTTGCTGGCCGAGGTCGCCAAGTACGGCACCGCGTACGTCAAACGCGCCTATGGCGACTGGACCGGTAGCAGCCTGCGGGGGTGGAAGGACCAGTTGCTCGCGCAGTCGATCCAGCCCGTTCAGCAATTCGCCTACACGAGCGGGAAGAACGCCACCGACGCGGCGATGGTGATCGACGCGATGGACCTGCTCTACACCGGACGCTTCGATGGCTTCTGCATCGTGTCCAGCGATAGCGACTTCACCAGGCTGGCCGCGCGGGTGCGTGAGTCCGGGGTCACCGTGTACGGGTTCGGCGAACGCAAGACGCCGAAGCCGTTCGTCGTGGCCTGCGACAAGTTCATCTATACCGAGAACCTCATCTACAGCGTGATCGCCGCGGCGCCGGCCGATGTCGCGCTCAAGCCACCTCCGCGCGCTTCGGCTGCACAGTTGAAGCAGGACACCGCGTTGGTCAGGCAGTTGCGCAACGCGGTCGAGGCGGCCTCCGACGAGGATGGCTGGGCGGTTCTCGCCGCGGTCGGGCACATCATCACCAAACAGCGCCCGGACTTCGACGCGCGCAACTACGGCTACGCCAAGCTCAGTGACCTGATCGCCGCGACGACCCTGTTCGAGCTGGATCGCCGCAGCCCCGGTGACGGGAAACCCGCGGTCATCTACGCCTTTGACAAGCGACAGCACACGGGCAAGAAGGCGAGCACCACTCCACCGGGGCCAGCGGGCGGAGACTGA
- a CDS encoding YbaB/EbfC family nucleoid-associated protein: MAQPMFDAAARKAGYERLRDDLLEIRDKIAEIEATADSPDGLVSATVAGRGELSEMHLDPRIYRSPDSKALAQSIVDTIRDAVAQSQEQLFEITRQYLPPAAKLEDTDVHTGPFLHQLDRKINGEF; encoded by the coding sequence ATGGCACAGCCGATGTTCGACGCGGCCGCGCGGAAGGCAGGCTACGAACGACTGCGCGACGACCTGCTCGAGATCAGGGACAAGATCGCCGAAATCGAGGCGACCGCCGACTCGCCCGACGGCCTGGTCAGCGCCACGGTGGCCGGGCGCGGCGAGCTGAGCGAGATGCACCTCGACCCCAGGATCTACCGGAGCCCCGACTCGAAGGCCCTCGCCCAGTCCATTGTGGACACCATCAGGGACGCGGTCGCCCAGTCGCAGGAGCAGTTGTTCGAGATCACCCGCCAGTACCTGCCGCCGGCCGCGAAGCTCGAGGACACCGACGTGCACACCGGCCCGTTCCTGCACCAGCTCGACCGGAAGATCAACGGGGAGTTCTGA
- the mycP gene encoding type VII secretion-associated serine protease mycosin, with translation MTGGRLAAVAVVAAALVVHPGVAAAAPPPGACADPAPASPTVTEVPWAQRTLDTKTVHEHGTGAGVLVAVVDSGVDADHPQLPPGKVQPGQDFFLVGDLPGSFDCVSHGTGVASIIAAAAMPGVGFTGLAPDATILPVRISESDMTDGATQAIDPEVLARGIWYAADHGARVLNLSVAGGLDNHYVRDAVRYAVEKDVVVVAAAGNAQQGTAPGPASYPAGYDGVLGVGAVDMTGTRLPSSQIGPQVDLVAPGAGVLSAARAGGHQYRDGTSFAAPFVSATAALVRAAWPELSAPEVVQRILATASPAPGGRDSAAYGAGLVDPYRALTDGLVSTGPAAVPAVRRPVPDPAQLRLAEWWDDSTSTAWTIAILTGAVVALGAATALVLVRVRRGGWQPRRTVLPAAEPPRDDLPDEMFVVPPPPVER, from the coding sequence ATGACCGGCGGCAGGCTGGCGGCGGTGGCCGTGGTCGCGGCCGCCCTGGTCGTCCACCCCGGCGTGGCGGCGGCCGCGCCACCGCCGGGCGCCTGCGCCGATCCCGCCCCGGCGAGCCCGACGGTCACCGAGGTGCCCTGGGCACAGCGGACGCTCGACACGAAGACCGTGCACGAACACGGCACCGGTGCCGGGGTGCTGGTCGCCGTGGTCGACTCCGGTGTGGACGCCGACCACCCGCAGCTGCCACCCGGAAAGGTCCAGCCCGGCCAGGACTTCTTCCTCGTCGGCGACCTCCCCGGCAGCTTCGACTGCGTCTCCCACGGCACCGGCGTCGCCAGCATCATCGCGGCCGCCGCCATGCCCGGCGTCGGATTCACCGGGCTGGCCCCGGACGCCACGATCCTGCCGGTCCGGATCAGCGAGAGCGACATGACCGACGGCGCCACCCAGGCCATCGATCCCGAGGTGCTCGCCAGGGGCATCTGGTACGCGGCCGACCACGGTGCCCGCGTGCTCAACCTGTCCGTCGCGGGCGGACTCGACAACCACTACGTGCGCGACGCGGTCCGGTACGCGGTGGAGAAGGACGTGGTTGTGGTGGCCGCCGCGGGCAACGCCCAGCAGGGCACCGCGCCCGGCCCGGCGAGCTACCCCGCGGGGTACGACGGGGTGCTCGGGGTCGGGGCCGTGGACATGACCGGAACCCGCCTGCCGAGCTCGCAGATCGGGCCGCAGGTGGATCTGGTGGCCCCGGGCGCCGGCGTGCTCAGCGCCGCGCGGGCGGGCGGGCACCAGTACCGCGACGGCACCAGCTTCGCCGCGCCGTTCGTGTCGGCGACCGCGGCACTGGTGCGCGCGGCCTGGCCGGAGCTGTCCGCCCCCGAGGTCGTGCAGCGGATCCTCGCCACGGCGAGCCCGGCGCCGGGCGGCCGGGACAGCGCCGCCTACGGGGCCGGGCTGGTCGATCCCTACCGGGCGCTGACCGACGGCCTGGTGAGCACCGGACCGGCCGCCGTGCCCGCGGTGCGGCGGCCCGTGCCCGATCCCGCCCAGCTGCGCCTCGCCGAGTGGTGGGACGACAGCACCTCGACGGCGTGGACCATCGCGATCCTCACCGGCGCGGTGGTGGCTCTGGGCGCGGCCACCGCGCTGGTACTGGTCCGGGTGCGGCGCGGCGGCTGGCAGCCGCGCCGCACCGTCCTGCCCGCGGCCGAGCCCCCGCGCGACGACCTGCCGGACGAGATGTTCGTGGTGCCGCCACCGCCGGTGGAGCGCTGA
- the eccD gene encoding type VII secretion integral membrane protein EccD, whose product MTTNLVRVTIDAPARRIDLALPERASVAEVLPGLLRRAGESLADDGVTDGGWLLRRTDGTALDLASSLGVCGIRDGEVLHLVSRRLHWPELEYDDLADTIAQGAGRTGRLWGPVHTRAAGLLTGAFAAVLALVAVVRAGPPWTTAAWAALGCCAVLLAAGTVLARALGDAGAGAVVAGLGLPFAFAGGGLLLGGGPPAAGFGAPHVLAACSALVVASALGYAGVVERAELFIAGITAGLLGGLASWLASLDALDGVDGAAVATVVVLLFSPLFGPLSTRLGRVPMPVLPRSTADLVRDDPQPPRHAVYAAVLRADHVLTGAIGGAATVAVLAQFVVARQASASVVVLLCVLSVGFCLRARLYPALRHRAPLLLTGVASAGALVTGPVMAGSGGLLTVTTPVLLAVAGLAILLGLGHSKRLPSPFFGRFAELLEIAIVLACVPVLCAVLGLYGLVRGLGG is encoded by the coding sequence ATGACGACGAACCTCGTCAGGGTGACCATCGACGCACCAGCCCGGCGGATCGACCTGGCCCTGCCGGAGCGTGCCTCGGTGGCCGAGGTCCTGCCCGGGCTCCTGCGCCGCGCGGGGGAGAGCCTCGCCGACGACGGGGTGACCGACGGTGGCTGGCTGCTGCGCCGGACCGACGGCACCGCACTCGACCTCGCCAGCTCACTCGGCGTCTGCGGCATCCGCGACGGCGAGGTGCTGCACCTGGTGTCCCGCCGCCTGCACTGGCCCGAACTGGAGTACGACGACCTCGCCGACACCATCGCGCAGGGCGCCGGGCGCACCGGACGGCTGTGGGGACCGGTGCACACCCGTGCCGCGGGACTGCTCACCGGAGCGTTCGCGGCCGTTCTCGCCCTGGTGGCGGTGGTCCGGGCCGGGCCGCCGTGGACAACGGCGGCGTGGGCCGCCCTCGGCTGCTGCGCGGTGCTGCTCGCCGCCGGGACCGTGCTGGCCCGCGCGCTGGGTGACGCGGGTGCGGGCGCGGTCGTCGCCGGGCTGGGGTTGCCGTTCGCCTTCGCCGGCGGCGGGCTGTTGCTCGGCGGTGGCCCGCCGGCCGCGGGATTCGGCGCTCCGCACGTGCTCGCCGCGTGCTCGGCGCTCGTGGTGGCCTCGGCGCTGGGATACGCCGGCGTGGTCGAGCGCGCCGAACTGTTCATCGCGGGCATCACCGCGGGCCTGCTGGGCGGGCTGGCGTCCTGGCTGGCCAGCCTGGACGCGCTGGACGGGGTGGACGGTGCCGCGGTCGCCACCGTGGTGGTGCTGTTGTTTTCGCCGCTGTTCGGCCCGCTGTCCACCCGGCTGGGCCGGGTGCCGATGCCGGTGCTGCCGCGCAGCACGGCCGACCTCGTGCGGGACGACCCGCAGCCGCCGCGCCACGCGGTGTACGCGGCGGTGCTGCGCGCGGACCACGTGCTCACCGGTGCGATCGGCGGTGCGGCCACGGTCGCCGTGCTGGCCCAGTTCGTGGTGGCCCGGCAGGCGAGCGCATCGGTGGTTGTGCTGCTCTGCGTGCTCTCGGTGGGGTTCTGCCTGCGTGCCCGGCTCTACCCGGCGCTGCGGCACCGGGCGCCGCTGCTGCTGACCGGCGTGGCGAGTGCGGGGGCACTGGTCACCGGCCCGGTGATGGCCGGATCGGGCGGGCTGCTCACCGTGACCACGCCCGTTCTGCTCGCCGTGGCCGGGCTGGCGATCCTGCTGGGCCTCGGCCACAGCAAGCGGCTGCCGAGCCCGTTCTTCGGCAGGTTCGCCGAGTTGCTGGAAATCGCGATCGTGCTGGCGTGCGTGCCGGTGCTGTGCGCGGTACTGGGCCTGTACGGGCTCGTGCGCGGACTGGGGGGCTGA
- a CDS encoding serine/threonine protein kinase, translated as MKGTHDPAGTAAASVALPGNGELVPLGEGPVAKVLAGADGHGAFALKAYPGPIDRRTRGLLDAELHRLGELRARAPVLVADRVEELPDGRCALRMELCAQSLSELVGSSGPLSVPDALAVGSTLAATLAAAHATGLVHGGVTPGNVLFRSSGEPVLGDFGLTLRHAFPGEMTTGVDFLAPETVRDGTRNERTDLYGLGAVLYFALAGSPPHQGQPGEQVDERLLRTLSGEVPVLDRTDLPPGLSQLVSALLASNPDARPLDAATVAARLGPPRAQPVFDDFGDVFASHVARPQPSAPPAPPLPRGGTRYRARRKPKAGVVLAIVGALSVLAVAMVLVLHRPAKPGAPISPAAVAAPEPGPPSGQTVLLELADPVDQGNYVELSWRSSEPLDFAVVIAPEGQKAHSAFVARASTYRVRIDPVLRYCFLIQGATSTGYVQSQPKPIRGATCVNA; from the coding sequence ATGAAAGGTACGCACGATCCGGCGGGCACGGCGGCGGCCTCGGTGGCACTTCCCGGCAACGGCGAACTGGTTCCCCTCGGCGAAGGTCCGGTGGCCAAGGTGCTCGCCGGTGCCGACGGGCACGGCGCGTTCGCCCTCAAGGCCTACCCGGGGCCGATCGACCGGCGCACCCGTGGCCTGCTGGACGCCGAACTGCACCGGCTGGGTGAGCTGCGCGCGCGAGCACCCGTGCTCGTGGCCGACCGGGTCGAGGAACTGCCCGACGGCCGGTGCGCGCTGCGGATGGAGCTGTGCGCCCAGTCACTGTCGGAACTGGTCGGCTCATCTGGGCCGCTGAGCGTTCCGGACGCCCTCGCCGTGGGCAGCACGCTGGCCGCGACGCTCGCGGCCGCCCATGCGACCGGTCTGGTGCACGGCGGCGTCACCCCGGGCAACGTGCTGTTCCGGTCATCCGGGGAGCCGGTGCTCGGCGATTTCGGCCTCACCCTGCGGCACGCCTTCCCCGGGGAAATGACCACCGGTGTGGACTTCCTGGCTCCGGAGACCGTGCGGGACGGCACCAGGAACGAGCGAACGGACCTGTACGGGCTCGGGGCCGTGCTGTACTTCGCGCTGGCCGGTTCGCCGCCGCACCAAGGGCAGCCCGGTGAGCAGGTGGACGAACGGCTCCTGCGCACGCTCAGCGGCGAGGTGCCCGTGCTGGACCGCACCGACCTGCCGCCGGGGTTGAGCCAGCTGGTCTCCGCGCTGCTGGCGAGCAATCCGGACGCACGGCCGCTGGACGCGGCGACGGTGGCGGCCAGGCTGGGCCCGCCGCGCGCCCAGCCCGTGTTCGACGACTTCGGTGACGTCTTCGCGAGCCACGTCGCCAGACCCCAGCCGTCCGCTCCCCCGGCCCCGCCGCTGCCTCGCGGTGGAACGCGGTACCGGGCGCGGCGCAAGCCGAAGGCTGGGGTTGTCCTCGCTATTGTCGGTGCGCTGTCGGTGCTGGCCGTGGCGATGGTGTTGGTGCTGCACCGGCCCGCGAAACCCGGCGCGCCGATCAGCCCGGCCGCGGTCGCGGCACCCGAGCCCGGGCCGCCCAGCGGGCAGACCGTGCTGCTCGAACTCGCCGATCCGGTGGACCAGGGCAACTACGTCGAACTGTCCTGGCGCAGCAGCGAACCGCTCGACTTCGCGGTGGTCATCGCGCCGGAGGGGCAGAAAGCGCACTCGGCGTTCGTGGCGCGGGCCAGCACCTACCGGGTCCGCATCGACCCGGTGCTGCGGTACTGCTTCCTGATCCAGGGCGCCACCTCCACCGGCTACGTGCAAAGCCAGCCGAAGCCGATCCGGGGAGCCACCTGCGTCAACGCGTAA
- the eccB gene encoding type VII secretion protein EccB, producing the protein MASKRDLLQAHQFLAQRVISALVTREPDPEQPPFRRPGGAAVGSIVVGVLILVGFWVYGLVNPGGNTSWRDKPAVIVAQESGARYVHLGGVLHPVTNYASALLALGEHAETVSVSSDSLAGVPRGPWIGLIDAPDALPAPGQLLTGGWSLCSRPVPAANGSTVDESLLLVGAGAPGGTPLAGAAVLAEVPASGETYLIANGHRHRIEQPSIVSAGLALTGEPRTRTGMPLVDILPAGAPIGPLRPAGTGSPSTAVPGMAGLRVGQLLAVQTSGGREHYLAEADRLRPISPLQYDIQRADPETARAYDGGQPSDVLLGPAAAAAAPQAPPAPAEPGAPPAVRPRFAGGGTLCATYQPGATAPELHVDALVPELATGATARRGAHGMPLADRVHVEPGRAALVEVMPSAGAHAGTLVLVTDQGRAYPLANREVLNILGYGNAEPVRLPAGIVDRVPLGSGLDPATVLGP; encoded by the coding sequence ATGGCGTCCAAACGCGACCTGCTGCAGGCACACCAGTTCCTGGCGCAGCGGGTGATCTCGGCACTGGTGACGCGCGAGCCGGACCCGGAGCAACCGCCGTTCCGCCGTCCCGGCGGCGCGGCGGTGGGCAGCATCGTCGTCGGCGTGCTGATATTGGTGGGGTTCTGGGTGTACGGGCTGGTCAACCCGGGCGGGAACACGTCGTGGCGGGACAAGCCCGCGGTGATCGTGGCGCAGGAGTCCGGGGCGCGGTACGTCCACCTCGGCGGTGTGCTGCACCCGGTGACGAACTACGCCTCGGCGCTGCTCGCGCTCGGCGAGCACGCCGAGACGGTGTCGGTGTCCAGTGACTCGCTGGCGGGTGTGCCGCGCGGGCCGTGGATCGGGCTCATCGACGCGCCGGACGCGCTGCCTGCCCCCGGCCAGCTGCTCACCGGCGGCTGGAGTCTCTGCTCGCGGCCGGTGCCCGCCGCCAACGGGTCCACTGTGGACGAATCACTGCTGCTGGTGGGTGCCGGTGCGCCCGGCGGCACGCCGCTGGCCGGCGCGGCCGTGCTCGCCGAGGTGCCCGCCAGCGGGGAGACCTACCTGATCGCCAACGGCCACCGGCACCGCATCGAGCAGCCCAGCATCGTGTCGGCGGGGCTCGCGCTGACTGGCGAGCCGAGGACACGCACCGGGATGCCGCTGGTGGACATCCTGCCCGCGGGCGCGCCGATCGGGCCGCTCCGCCCGGCAGGCACTGGTTCACCGTCCACGGCCGTGCCGGGTATGGCCGGGCTGCGAGTGGGTCAGCTGCTCGCGGTGCAAACCTCCGGTGGGCGGGAGCACTACCTGGCCGAGGCGGACCGGCTCCGGCCGATTTCCCCGCTGCAGTACGACATCCAGCGCGCCGATCCGGAAACCGCGCGGGCCTACGACGGCGGCCAGCCGTCGGACGTGCTGCTCGGCCCGGCCGCGGCCGCCGCCGCTCCCCAAGCACCGCCTGCTCCCGCCGAACCCGGTGCCCCGCCGGCAGTGCGTCCCCGGTTCGCCGGCGGGGGCACGCTGTGCGCCACCTACCAGCCCGGAGCGACGGCTCCGGAGCTGCACGTCGACGCACTGGTGCCCGAGCTCGCGACCGGCGCCACGGCGCGCCGGGGTGCCCACGGGATGCCGCTGGCCGACCGCGTGCACGTCGAGCCGGGCCGGGCGGCGCTGGTCGAGGTGATGCCGAGCGCGGGGGCGCACGCCGGCACCCTCGTCCTGGTCACCGACCAGGGCCGGGCGTATCCGCTGGCGAACCGCGAGGTGCTGAACATCCTCGGGTACGGCAACGCCGAACCCGTCCGGCTGCCCGCCGGCATCGTCGACCGGGTGCCGCTGGGCAGCGGCCTCGATCCGGCCACCGTGCTGGGACCCTGA